A window from Candidatus Dadabacteria bacterium encodes these proteins:
- a CDS encoding ketoacyl-ACP synthase III, translating to MKYAKIIGTGSSVPETVLSNSDLEKMVETSDEWITSRTGIKERRIADKNTASSDVAYGAAEKALRAAGVSPQQLDVIIVGTITPDFIFPSTGCILQNRLGAKKAYAFDLMAGCSGFLYTLHVAEGIIKSGGAEKILAIGVDVLSKVTDFEDRSTCILFGDGAGAAVLTASDEPGILSSILSSDGSHWDLLYVPAGGSRTPIDEEVLKTREQYIKMEGNDVFKVAVKSMESATVDAIAKANVSPKDIDLFVPHQANYRILEAVRKRLDFPEEKVFANLDKYGNTSGASIPLALDEAVRQGSVGEGSLVLFAAFGAGFTWAASVVRF from the coding sequence TTGAAATACGCAAAGATCATAGGAACCGGTTCTTCGGTTCCCGAAACCGTACTTTCCAATTCAGATCTGGAAAAGATGGTAGAAACCTCTGACGAATGGATCACATCCAGAACAGGAATAAAGGAACGCAGAATCGCGGATAAAAACACCGCCTCCTCCGATGTCGCCTATGGAGCCGCCGAAAAAGCGCTGAGGGCCGCCGGCGTAAGCCCGCAGCAACTCGACGTGATCATAGTCGGAACCATAACCCCGGATTTCATCTTCCCCTCAACCGGCTGCATTCTCCAGAACCGCCTCGGAGCGAAGAAGGCTTATGCCTTCGATCTTATGGCCGGCTGCTCGGGATTTCTCTACACGCTTCACGTTGCCGAGGGAATAATAAAGTCGGGTGGCGCGGAGAAAATTCTCGCCATAGGAGTGGACGTTCTCTCGAAAGTCACCGATTTCGAGGACCGCTCAACCTGCATACTTTTCGGTGACGGGGCGGGCGCAGCTGTCCTCACTGCCTCTGACGAACCTGGAATTCTCTCATCCATTCTCAGTTCGGACGGAAGCCACTGGGACCTTCTCTACGTCCCGGCTGGAGGATCGAGAACTCCGATTGACGAGGAAGTGCTTAAGACCAGAGAGCAGTACATAAAGATGGAGGGAAACGACGTTTTCAAAGTCGCGGTCAAGAGCATGGAGTCAGCAACCGTGGACGCCATAGCCAAGGCAAACGTCTCTCCCAAGGACATTGATCTCTTCGTTCCGCACCAGGCAAACTACAGGATTTTGGAAGCCGTAAGGAAAAGGCTTGATTTTCCGGAGGAAAAAGTGTTCGCGAACCTCGACAAATACGGGAACACCTCTGGGGCATCCATTCCACTCGCCCTTGACGAGGCGGTTCGCCAGGGAAGCGTAGGAGAAGGAAGCCTTGTGCTGTTCGCAGCCTTCGGAGCCGGCTTCACCTGGGCCGCTTCGGTGGTAAGATTCTGA